The following coding sequences are from one Bacillus sp. PK3_68 window:
- a CDS encoding serine hydrolase domain-containing protein, with the protein MTATTKIISNCLLYLFAIMLITAIPASAIKFQSKEEIVAEIDKYVAENMRINNITGAALAIAYGEDVYYTQGYGEFSDGSDITSRTPFPIASLSKSFTALAVLQLAEKGLIDLDAPYTSYFPDIAPEDDRVSHITIRHLLNQTSGLNDKVNPDMTKSAQFKSLQEINNSLAIVKPANDPGEKYSYHNPNYQFLALLVEQISGQSFSDYLREHIFTPLGMNDTYNVSNIEEINKNAAIPQGHYLLLGKPVEKVEPAWFVDGPAGIISTAEDMAKWMIAQYSAQLLPQNLLEQYHAAGQNGSYGMGWSAESDDNEGRTISHGGIFWTYKAEETIYLDQQLGIAIMFDTGLNAFVDYSAFIREITQIMNGGKAELSVVNSRSVETVVILLIFGTILWGGYSLFRLKRSNHCTMAFPRKLIFAAIRTLLSILILVFLSPIMSFIGGERVLPWHGIWTTMPSLIIWLVVLSTVNIFILVYRCRIYYITKRGSEIE; encoded by the coding sequence ATGACTGCTACGACAAAGATCATATCCAATTGCTTGCTTTATCTGTTTGCGATTATGTTGATTACCGCCATTCCTGCTTCTGCTATTAAATTCCAAAGCAAGGAAGAGATAGTGGCTGAAATTGATAAATATGTTGCTGAAAATATGAGAATCAACAACATTACCGGCGCAGCTCTTGCCATAGCCTATGGTGAAGATGTGTATTATACACAAGGGTACGGTGAATTTTCCGATGGTAGCGATATAACCAGCAGAACACCCTTCCCGATTGCTTCTTTAAGCAAATCCTTTACAGCGCTGGCTGTTTTACAACTGGCAGAAAAGGGATTAATCGACCTTGACGCGCCATACACATCATATTTTCCTGACATCGCTCCTGAGGATGACCGTGTCAGCCACATTACGATCCGGCATTTGCTGAATCAAACAAGCGGGCTTAATGACAAGGTGAATCCCGACATGACAAAATCCGCTCAATTTAAATCGTTACAGGAAATAAACAACTCTCTGGCCATAGTAAAGCCTGCAAATGATCCCGGTGAAAAATATAGCTATCACAATCCCAATTATCAATTTTTAGCCCTGCTTGTTGAGCAAATCAGCGGACAAAGTTTTTCGGATTACCTTCGGGAGCATATATTTACGCCTTTGGGAATGAACGATACGTATAACGTCAGTAACATAGAAGAAATTAATAAGAATGCTGCCATTCCACAGGGACATTATCTGTTATTGGGCAAGCCTGTGGAAAAAGTCGAACCAGCTTGGTTTGTTGATGGGCCTGCCGGTATTATTTCAACTGCAGAAGATATGGCAAAATGGATGATCGCGCAGTATAGCGCTCAGCTTTTGCCCCAAAATCTTCTGGAGCAATACCATGCAGCCGGGCAGAATGGATCATATGGAATGGGATGGTCGGCCGAGTCCGACGATAATGAGGGGAGGACTATCTCCCATGGGGGGATTTTCTGGACCTATAAGGCCGAAGAAACCATCTATTTGGATCAACAGCTTGGCATTGCGATAATGTTTGACACAGGTTTAAACGCCTTTGTTGATTATTCCGCTTTCATAAGGGAAATTACCCAGATTATGAATGGAGGAAAGGCTGAACTATCTGTTGTGAACAGCAGAAGCGTGGAAACAGTTGTGATTTTGTTGATTTTTGGAACAATCCTTTGGGGTGGGTATTCACTTTTCCGGCTGAAAAGGAGTAATCATTGTACCATGGCATTTCCGAGAAAACTGATCTTCGCAGCGATCAGGACATTGCTTTCCATCCTGATTCTTGTATTTCTATCGCCAATAATGTCTTTTATTGGAGGCGAGCGTGTTTTGCCTTGGCATGGGATATGGACTACTATGCCATCGCTCATTATATGGCTTGTCGTATTATCGACGGTAAATATTTTTATTTTGGTATACCGTTGCAGGATCTATTACATCACAAAAAGGGGAAGCGAAATCGAGTAG
- a CDS encoding ATP-binding protein, with protein MLDTIQTMKVHILRLESYVEAMNSIQKLEEIPVHKQEVEMDALIPLIEDIARHVTGQSGKTFGSCQAAHSAKIFVDINLVMQVFENMIANGVRYAFSKVNTHYAVSNSHFLITVTDDGSGFTDVDLSKAVLPFYCGEALDGSEHHGLGLYICKVLCEKHQGSLYVENDTDGGGKVTASFLCRVDK; from the coding sequence TTGCTGGATACGATACAAACAATGAAGGTTCATATTTTACGCCTTGAAAGCTATGTTGAGGCAATGAACTCGATTCAAAAGCTGGAGGAAATACCGGTCCATAAGCAGGAGGTTGAAATGGATGCCCTAATTCCCCTGATAGAAGACATTGCCCGGCATGTAACTGGTCAAAGCGGCAAGACATTCGGCTCGTGTCAAGCTGCTCATTCGGCGAAGATTTTTGTCGATATCAATCTGGTTATGCAGGTTTTTGAAAATATGATCGCAAACGGAGTGCGCTATGCTTTCAGTAAAGTGAACACCCATTATGCTGTATCCAATAGCCATTTTTTAATCACGGTCACAGATGATGGCTCCGGGTTTACTGATGTGGATCTCAGCAAGGCTGTTCTTCCTTTTTATTGCGGAGAGGCGTTGGATGGGAGCGAACACCATGGACTAGGGCTTTATATTTGCAAAGTTCTGTGCGAAAAGCATCAGGGCAGCTTATATGTAGAGAACGATACCGATGGCGGCGGGAAAGTAACGGCGAGCTTTTTATGCAGAGTTGATAAATAG
- a CDS encoding SMR family transporter: MLVFIIGLKITSEGEKDNLFNNLILIGGFIISFSLLSSAMKTIDLSVAYSVWTGIGTVGAATVGVILYKERMNLYRVSCVFGIIACVLAWRLLA; encoded by the coding sequence ATGCTTGTATTCATCATCGGTCTCAAAATAACAAGCGAGGGGGAGAAAGATAACCTATTTAATAATCTCATATTAATTGGTGGATTTATCATAAGCTTCTCCCTCTTATCAAGTGCCATGAAAACCATTGATTTGTCCGTTGCCTATTCTGTATGGACGGGAATTGGAACAGTAGGAGCTGCTACTGTCGGAGTCATCCTTTACAAAGAAAGAATGAACTTATATCGTGTCTCATGTGTTTTTGGAATTATTGCTTGTGTCTTAGCATGGAGACTTTTGGCTTAA
- a CDS encoding HAMP domain-containing protein gives MASLFYKLKLKKPLELLRRASEKISVNDLEFHIYYDGRDEMSELCGAFEKMRSQLEGNYKILWRSVEERKQINAIFAHDLRTPLSVLKGYSELLTTYLPQKTYRRKSCWIRYKQ, from the coding sequence ATGGCAAGCCTCTTTTATAAACTGAAATTGAAAAAACCGCTTGAGCTTCTTAGACGTGCATCGGAGAAAATATCAGTCAATGATTTGGAGTTTCATATTTATTATGATGGCAGGGATGAGATGAGCGAGCTTTGTGGCGCATTTGAAAAGATGCGCAGTCAATTGGAGGGGAATTACAAAATCCTTTGGCGCTCGGTCGAGGAACGAAAGCAGATCAATGCCATTTTTGCCCATGATCTAAGGACACCCTTATCTGTCCTGAAAGGTTATTCCGAGCTTTTAACAACCTATCTGCCGCAAAAAACATATCGGAGGAAAAGTTGCTGGATACGATACAAACAATGA
- a CDS encoding VOC family protein, producing MELTHTRLLVDNYKECFLFYRDILGFEVSWGDEETLYADFKFSGCTLGLFERKQMLKAIGAESVSYIHKSDRIALIFKVDNVEEKYKELKEKVEFITKPTAQEGWGIKVAHFRDPDGSLIEIYESIG from the coding sequence TTGGAGCTAACACACACACGTTTATTAGTAGACAATTATAAAGAATGTTTCTTATTTTATAGAGATATTTTAGGTTTCGAAGTATCGTGGGGAGACGAAGAAACTTTATATGCAGATTTCAAGTTCAGTGGTTGTACTTTAGGGCTATTTGAACGAAAACAAATGCTTAAAGCTATAGGTGCAGAGAGTGTATCTTATATTCATAAGTCTGATAGAATTGCTTTAATTTTCAAGGTCGATAATGTTGAAGAAAAATATAAGGAATTAAAAGAAAAAGTGGAATTCATAACAAAGCCTACTGCACAAGAAGGATGGGGAATTAAAGTAGCTCATTTTAGAGATCCTGATGGTTCACTAATTGAAATCTATGAGAGTATTGGATAA